One stretch of Alcaligenes faecalis DNA includes these proteins:
- a CDS encoding fumarylacetoacetate hydrolase family protein, whose protein sequence is MFSLKTLLIHQAPVACLSIDGKDYSIAALCQRLNAPALPDSVFDLLAQWETNLPKLKSLAEQATAHTDLVLSETAATLPPVLYPGKILCAGANYYDHLQEMGVPAEKKDQRLFFFFKPARQAAIGDGQHAPIPKNCQKYDWEIELAMVIGKTAKDLTLENAMEHVAGYTIAIDLSARDFARAPEQFYKFDWVAAKANDASCPIGPALIPACFVKDPQNLDLKLELNGQLKQDANTSGMIFDLREQLVRLTEIMTLEPGDIVLTGTPAGVGAARGEFLTPGDQLYAHISGLGTLSTTIA, encoded by the coding sequence ATGTTTTCCCTTAAAACTCTGCTGATCCACCAGGCCCCTGTAGCTTGCCTATCGATAGACGGAAAGGACTATTCCATTGCCGCCTTATGCCAGCGTTTGAACGCTCCCGCCCTGCCTGACAGCGTGTTTGATCTGCTGGCTCAGTGGGAGACAAATCTGCCCAAACTAAAGAGCTTGGCTGAGCAAGCGACAGCTCATACAGACCTGGTTCTGAGCGAAACAGCGGCCACACTGCCGCCCGTGCTGTATCCCGGCAAGATTCTGTGCGCCGGCGCCAACTACTACGACCACCTGCAAGAAATGGGGGTTCCAGCAGAGAAAAAAGACCAGCGCCTGTTCTTCTTTTTCAAACCCGCACGCCAGGCCGCCATTGGTGACGGCCAGCACGCACCCATCCCCAAGAACTGCCAGAAATACGATTGGGAAATTGAACTGGCCATGGTGATTGGTAAAACTGCCAAAGACCTGACATTGGAAAACGCGATGGAGCACGTGGCCGGTTACACCATCGCCATTGACCTCTCGGCCCGCGACTTTGCCCGCGCCCCCGAGCAGTTCTACAAATTTGACTGGGTCGCCGCCAAAGCCAATGACGCCAGTTGCCCCATCGGCCCTGCCCTGATACCTGCCTGCTTCGTCAAGGATCCGCAAAACCTGGATCTGAAACTGGAGCTGAACGGCCAGCTCAAACAAGACGCCAACACCTCCGGCATGATTTTTGATCTGCGCGAGCAACTCGTGCGTCTGACAGAAATCATGACACTGGAACCCGGTGACATCGTCCTGACGGGCACCCCAGCTGGTGTCGGCGCAGCCCGAGGCGAGTTTCTGACCCCCGGCGACCAGCTATACGCTCACATCAGCGGCCTGGGCACGCTGAGCACCACGATTGCCTAA
- a CDS encoding RelA/SpoT family protein yields the protein MAFSGLRGASSGLLAVLKKGSRLGRRKPKDKDTPALAQTAQESANPPIASLAPLNKIISQYLDPKDVERVREAYRFSDQAHLGQFRASGEPYISHPIAVTEICAGWKLDTDALMSALLHDVIEDQDVTKQELAEKFGTDVAEIVDGLSKLERLEFATKTQQQADSFRKMLLAMSRDVRVILIKLADRLHNMRTLDAVKPEKRRRVAQETLDIYAPIAHRLGLNALFRELQDRCFKAIYPNRYKVLHKALLAARGNRREVLGKITEAVKIALPAAGIDAEISGREKSLYSIFCKMVEQKKSFSDVLDIYGFRIIVHTLPECYLSLGTLHQLYRPVPGKFKDYIAIPKVNGYQSLHTTLIGPYGTPVEFQFRTREMDHVAEEGVASHWLYKEDDVTLNDLQKRTHRWLQSLLDIQSQTGDSTEFLEHVKVDLFPDAVYVHTPKGKIISLPRGATPVDFAYSIHTDIGNHAVASKINGEFAPLRTELKSGDSVEIITSPAARPSAQWLNYVRSGRARSEIRHYLRTVKYEESVAFGRRLLDQAFDQLGLPHATDNDPNWDKLAKGSGAASREEILADIGLGKRLAAVVARRFAPENPLLETTAAEFDEINANTSAPILIHGNEGQAVQLAPCCGPLPGDAIIGGIRLGHGLVVHMAECAVAQRAQAKEPERWVPVMWDSNTARHLSTRLDVTAINERGVLGRLAAEITDADSNILHISMPDESAATSVLHLTVQVDSRTHLARVIRSIRHVPQVQKIVRVKG from the coding sequence ATGGCATTTTCTGGTTTACGGGGCGCATCGTCTGGGCTGTTGGCCGTCCTTAAAAAAGGTTCACGGCTAGGTCGTCGCAAGCCTAAAGACAAGGACACCCCGGCACTGGCACAAACTGCCCAGGAAAGTGCCAATCCCCCTATTGCCTCGCTGGCTCCGCTTAACAAGATCATCTCGCAGTACCTGGACCCGAAAGATGTAGAGCGGGTACGGGAGGCCTATCGTTTCTCCGATCAGGCCCATCTGGGGCAATTCCGCGCCAGTGGCGAACCCTATATCTCGCACCCCATTGCCGTCACGGAAATCTGTGCGGGCTGGAAGCTGGATACCGATGCCTTGATGTCGGCCCTGCTGCATGACGTGATCGAAGATCAGGACGTCACCAAGCAGGAATTGGCTGAAAAGTTCGGTACCGATGTGGCCGAGATTGTGGACGGCTTGTCCAAGCTGGAACGCCTGGAATTTGCCACCAAGACGCAGCAACAAGCCGACAGCTTCCGCAAGATGCTGCTGGCCATGTCGCGTGACGTGCGCGTCATTCTGATCAAGCTGGCCGACCGCCTGCACAATATGCGCACGCTGGATGCGGTCAAGCCGGAAAAACGCCGCCGCGTGGCCCAGGAAACCCTGGATATTTACGCTCCGATTGCACATCGCCTGGGCCTGAATGCCCTGTTCCGCGAGTTGCAGGACCGCTGCTTCAAGGCCATCTACCCCAATCGCTACAAGGTGCTGCACAAGGCCTTGTTGGCCGCTCGTGGCAACCGCCGTGAAGTGCTGGGCAAGATCACCGAAGCCGTCAAGATCGCCCTGCCTGCTGCCGGGATTGATGCCGAAATTTCCGGTCGTGAAAAGTCGCTCTACAGCATTTTCTGCAAGATGGTCGAGCAGAAAAAGTCCTTCTCGGACGTGCTGGACATTTACGGCTTTCGCATCATTGTGCACACCCTGCCCGAGTGCTACTTGTCCCTGGGCACGCTGCACCAGCTGTATCGCCCCGTACCGGGCAAATTCAAGGACTACATTGCCATCCCTAAAGTGAATGGCTACCAGTCCCTGCACACCACCTTGATTGGCCCCTACGGCACCCCCGTCGAGTTCCAGTTCCGCACCCGCGAAATGGATCACGTGGCCGAAGAAGGCGTGGCCTCTCATTGGCTGTACAAAGAAGACGACGTCACCCTGAACGATCTGCAAAAGCGTACACACCGCTGGTTGCAATCCCTGCTGGATATTCAAAGCCAGACAGGTGACTCCACAGAATTCCTGGAGCACGTCAAAGTTGACCTGTTCCCCGATGCGGTTTACGTCCACACGCCCAAAGGCAAGATTATTTCCCTGCCACGTGGTGCAACTCCCGTGGACTTTGCCTACAGCATCCATACCGACATCGGTAATCACGCTGTGGCCTCCAAGATCAATGGCGAGTTTGCCCCGCTACGCACCGAGCTGAAAAGCGGTGACTCGGTGGAGATCATTACCTCCCCTGCCGCCCGCCCAAGCGCTCAGTGGCTGAACTATGTTCGTTCGGGCCGTGCCCGTTCGGAAATCCGCCATTACCTGCGTACCGTTAAGTACGAAGAGTCCGTGGCCTTTGGTCGCCGCCTGCTGGATCAAGCCTTTGATCAGCTGGGCCTGCCCCACGCAACGGACAACGATCCAAACTGGGACAAGCTGGCCAAGGGTTCGGGCGCGGCTTCCCGCGAAGAAATTCTGGCTGATATCGGCTTGGGCAAACGTCTGGCTGCGGTTGTAGCCCGCCGCTTTGCTCCAGAAAACCCTTTGCTGGAAACCACCGCGGCCGAGTTTGACGAAATCAATGCCAACACCTCGGCACCGATTCTGATTCACGGCAACGAAGGTCAGGCTGTGCAGTTGGCCCCCTGCTGTGGTCCTCTGCCTGGTGACGCCATTATTGGTGGCATCCGGCTGGGTCATGGTCTGGTCGTTCACATGGCTGAATGCGCGGTGGCACAACGCGCCCAGGCCAAAGAGCCCGAGCGTTGGGTGCCGGTGATGTGGGACAGCAATACCGCCCGCCACCTGTCCACCCGTCTGGATGTGACTGCAATCAACGAGCGTGGTGTTCTGGGCCGTCTGGCGGCTGAAATCACCGATGCCGACTCCAACATTCTGCATATCTCCATGCCGGATGAATCGGCTGCAACCTCGGTGTTGCACCTGACCGTTCAGGTTGATAGCCGTACCCACCTGGCACGCGTGATTCGCTCTATCCGTCACGTGCCGCAGGTTCAGAAGATTGTGCGTGTGAAGGGTTAA
- a CDS encoding AzlD domain-containing protein, translated as MDWSFLLMIVLAGIGTFLIRYLPLRLGGRQGKADPSRVSIWPRLFGAIGPAGVVSLLVVSLISLLRPEHMSLDLPPLLAGLAGVLLGRRWPGGIAGSTLTGVLAYGLCVAYVGV; from the coding sequence ATGGATTGGAGTTTTCTGCTCATGATTGTGCTGGCAGGCATAGGCACATTTTTGATTCGTTACCTGCCTTTGCGCCTGGGTGGGCGTCAAGGCAAGGCAGACCCCAGCCGCGTGTCGATTTGGCCACGTCTGTTTGGCGCAATCGGCCCGGCAGGCGTGGTGTCTTTGCTGGTCGTGTCCCTGATCTCCTTGCTGCGCCCCGAGCATATGTCCCTGGACCTGCCACCTTTGCTGGCAGGTCTGGCAGGGGTTCTGCTGGGTCGCCGCTGGCCGGGTGGCATTGCGGGCTCGACACTGACCGGCGTGCTGGCTTACGGCCTGTGCGTGGCTTATGTGGGTGTGTAG
- a CDS encoding M23 family metallopeptidase codes for MNYTDISLVRRRLLGAATVWGLTAPYLAYAAPGQGTFIERTLHRPVPGGVAVLDLGTASSAPVVHFNGNRVLVIQDADQRWKAIVGLDLKTQPGQHSISVQGQSGVAFQVGSKRYREQRITLKNKSHVNPDPQQQARFEREYEEQMQAYASFRTEGPSNVVFEKPVPGRLTSPFGLRRFFNGEERNPHSGLDFAAPTGTAVKVPADGIVTIVADYFFNGKTVFVDHGQGLITMFCHLSAFDVRVGDRVSKGDVVARSGATGRATGPHLHWNVSLNNARVDPAIFIGAFQA; via the coding sequence ATGAATTACACTGATATTTCCCTGGTACGGCGGCGCCTTTTAGGCGCCGCAACTGTTTGGGGCCTGACGGCACCGTACTTGGCTTATGCTGCGCCTGGGCAGGGCACGTTTATCGAACGTACATTGCATCGCCCTGTGCCGGGTGGCGTGGCTGTGCTGGACCTGGGTACAGCTAGCTCGGCCCCGGTGGTGCACTTTAATGGCAACCGTGTGCTGGTGATTCAGGATGCTGATCAGCGCTGGAAAGCAATTGTTGGGCTGGACCTGAAAACCCAGCCGGGCCAGCACAGCATCTCCGTGCAAGGACAGTCGGGCGTGGCGTTTCAGGTGGGTAGCAAGCGCTACCGCGAGCAGCGCATTACCCTGAAAAACAAATCGCATGTGAACCCGGACCCGCAGCAGCAGGCCCGGTTTGAGCGCGAATACGAAGAGCAGATGCAGGCCTATGCCAGCTTCCGCACAGAAGGCCCCAGCAATGTGGTCTTTGAAAAGCCGGTTCCGGGTCGCCTGACCAGTCCGTTTGGTCTGCGCCGTTTCTTTAATGGCGAAGAGCGCAACCCACATTCGGGCCTGGACTTTGCTGCACCTACCGGCACGGCGGTCAAAGTGCCCGCCGACGGAATTGTCACCATCGTGGCGGACTACTTCTTTAACGGTAAAACCGTATTTGTGGATCACGGTCAGGGCCTGATCACCATGTTCTGTCACTTGTCGGCCTTTGACGTGCGCGTGGGTGATCGTGTCAGCAAGGGCGATGTGGTGGCGCGCTCCGGTGCGACAGGCCGTGCAACCGGCCCTCATCTGCACTGGAACGTCAGTCTGAATAACGCACGGGTGGACCCGGCTATCTTTATTGGTGCATTCCAGGCCTAG
- a CDS encoding RidA family protein — protein MSIERFHQNKNMSKYVIHDKIVYMSGQVAMDPSGSFEEQLHQILNQIDEQFQEIGIDRSHILRAMIWIDDYKKWPSLNEIWNAWIPADKKPARSCVESKLAFPQYQVEVEITAAL, from the coding sequence ATGAGCATCGAACGCTTTCACCAAAACAAGAACATGAGCAAATACGTCATTCACGACAAAATTGTGTATATGTCGGGGCAAGTCGCCATGGACCCGTCCGGCTCGTTTGAAGAACAGCTGCACCAGATTCTGAATCAGATTGACGAGCAATTTCAGGAAATCGGCATAGACCGCAGCCACATTCTGCGTGCCATGATCTGGATCGACGACTACAAGAAATGGCCATCATTGAACGAGATCTGGAATGCCTGGATTCCCGCTGACAAAAAACCAGCCCGCTCCTGCGTGGAATCCAAGTTGGCCTTTCCACAATACCAAGTCGAAGTTGAAATAACCGCCGCGCTCTGA
- the gmk gene encoding guanylate kinase has product MSTSYPGTVFMVVAPSGAGKSSLVNALLANDSNIMLSISATTRAPRPGESDGEHYFFVDKARFENMVAENAMLEWAKVHDNYYGTPREPIQKALNAGRDVLLEIDWQGARLAREHFPEAVGIFILPPSLPTLQARLRKRGQDSEEIIARRVEAAEHEIAHVRDCQYAIINEDFDTALQQLLSIVQASRLRTATQSVRHRQLFQQLGADALLNQG; this is encoded by the coding sequence ATGTCCACGAGCTATCCTGGCACTGTTTTTATGGTTGTCGCCCCCAGCGGGGCTGGCAAATCCAGTCTGGTCAACGCCCTGCTGGCCAATGATTCCAACATCATGCTGTCCATCTCGGCCACCACACGCGCCCCCCGCCCCGGCGAGAGCGACGGCGAGCACTACTTCTTTGTGGACAAGGCCCGCTTTGAAAACATGGTCGCAGAAAACGCCATGCTGGAATGGGCCAAGGTCCATGACAACTACTACGGCACGCCCCGCGAACCCATTCAGAAAGCCCTGAATGCAGGCCGTGATGTGTTGCTGGAAATTGACTGGCAAGGTGCCCGTCTGGCTCGTGAACATTTCCCCGAAGCGGTGGGTATTTTCATTCTGCCGCCCTCCCTGCCCACCTTGCAGGCGCGTTTGCGCAAACGCGGGCAGGATAGCGAAGAGATCATCGCCCGACGCGTCGAGGCTGCCGAGCACGAAATCGCCCATGTTCGTGACTGTCAATATGCTATTATCAATGAGGATTTTGATACGGCATTACAGCAGCTATTGAGTATTGTGCAGGCCAGTCGTTTGCGCACTGCCACTCAGTCAGTACGGCATCGCCAACTCTTTCAACAATTAGGCGCAGATGCCCTGCTGAATCAGGGCTGA
- a CDS encoding AzlC family ABC transporter permease, with amino-acid sequence MIIGSAYRRGLRDSASIALGYVPVAISFGLTAVHAGLSPWLAVMVSLIVYAGASQFILISLLVAGAAYPSILGIVLLMNLRHVFYGPTLMGFFTGPRTVSSLFMAPGLTDEVFAASAAGVARQPAQEQESWYCGLQLGSYLSWVLGTAVGAFFASDLLGQSPVLEKTLGFVLPALFFALLLEIRRSAPLPVLVAAAVGAVLAMAFLPSYLAIIVGMLAGGLMALRRA; translated from the coding sequence ATGATCATCGGTTCGGCATATCGACGGGGCTTGCGGGACAGCGCCTCTATCGCCTTGGGCTATGTCCCCGTAGCGATTTCCTTTGGCTTGACGGCGGTGCACGCCGGCTTGTCGCCCTGGTTGGCAGTGATGGTGTCCCTGATTGTGTACGCGGGGGCCAGCCAGTTCATTTTGATCAGCTTGCTGGTGGCTGGTGCCGCCTATCCCAGTATTTTGGGCATTGTGCTGCTCATGAACCTGCGCCATGTGTTCTACGGCCCAACCTTGATGGGCTTTTTCACTGGCCCCAGAACCGTGTCCAGCCTGTTCATGGCTCCTGGCCTGACCGATGAGGTCTTTGCCGCTTCCGCCGCCGGCGTGGCCCGCCAACCGGCTCAGGAACAGGAGTCCTGGTACTGCGGCTTGCAACTGGGCTCATATTTGTCCTGGGTGCTGGGGACCGCCGTAGGGGCTTTCTTCGCCAGCGATTTGCTCGGTCAATCCCCCGTGCTGGAAAAGACGCTGGGTTTTGTCCTGCCTGCCTTGTTCTTTGCCTTGTTGCTGGAAATCCGCCGTTCTGCACCTTTGCCGGTGCTGGTGGCTGCCGCCGTGGGAGCTGTGCTGGCCATGGCTTTCCTGCCATCGTATCTGGCCATTATTGTCGGCATGCTGGCCGGTGGTTTGATGGCCTTGCGCCGTGCTTAA
- the rpoZ gene encoding DNA-directed RNA polymerase subunit omega, translating into MARITIEDCLEQVPNRFKLTLAAAYRARELAQGHEPRLESKNKPTVTALREIASGATGLEMLRKVPT; encoded by the coding sequence ATGGCTCGCATCACTATCGAGGACTGCCTGGAGCAAGTCCCCAATCGCTTTAAGCTCACCTTGGCAGCCGCCTACCGTGCGCGCGAACTGGCTCAAGGCCACGAACCACGCCTGGAAAGCAAGAACAAGCCTACGGTTACCGCCCTGCGAGAAATCGCCTCCGGCGCGACCGGTCTGGAAATGCTGCGCAAAGTTCCTACCTGA
- a CDS encoding LysR family transcriptional regulator: protein MKRLEPRQLLVLAALGRNSSIHSAARDLSLTQSAVSKALAEIEVQMGAALFTRSRQGIEATTLGQLVLRRVEHLLDVLDRGPGHHDKEAPVLKIGYVSDWHGLALGNAFVQWRRSQTLKLRLLELGSEQVLPLLRRAELDVVLLDEPLRDWPRQWRISSRMVPVLRTHHSLFKAGRPLSPKDVQTLDWVLPTAADSFHRAFRDWMLKVGIETLARIWKIPAGQGLSTVVAQSDAVACLPAAQALFMQQAGVVRPLELLDDPGMDAPAFLLLGSHVQSEPELHQALVQFAHFLGCREDGFGEQ from the coding sequence ATGAAGCGCCTGGAACCGCGTCAGCTCTTGGTTTTGGCCGCTTTGGGGCGTAATTCCAGTATCCATAGTGCTGCGCGAGACTTGTCCTTGACCCAGTCCGCAGTCAGCAAGGCCTTGGCCGAGATCGAGGTGCAGATGGGGGCGGCCTTGTTTACACGTAGCCGTCAGGGAATTGAGGCCACCACACTGGGGCAGCTGGTTTTACGACGGGTGGAGCATTTGCTGGATGTGCTCGATCGTGGCCCTGGGCATCACGACAAAGAAGCCCCCGTTCTCAAGATCGGCTATGTCTCGGATTGGCATGGTTTGGCGCTTGGAAATGCCTTTGTGCAGTGGCGTCGCTCGCAAACCTTGAAGCTGCGTCTGCTGGAATTGGGGTCTGAACAAGTGTTGCCGCTTTTACGTCGGGCGGAGCTGGATGTGGTTTTGCTGGACGAGCCTTTGCGTGACTGGCCCCGGCAGTGGCGGATCAGCAGTCGCATGGTGCCTGTTTTAAGAACACATCATTCCTTGTTCAAGGCAGGCAGGCCTTTGAGTCCCAAGGATGTGCAGACCTTGGATTGGGTTTTGCCTACGGCAGCGGATTCTTTTCACCGGGCATTCCGGGACTGGATGCTAAAGGTCGGTATAGAAACACTTGCCCGTATTTGGAAGATTCCTGCCGGGCAAGGATTGAGTACCGTGGTGGCTCAATCAGATGCCGTAGCCTGCTTGCCTGCAGCTCAGGCCTTGTTTATGCAGCAGGCGGGGGTGGTGAGGCCGTTGGAGCTTTTGGATGACCCAGGCATGGATGCCCCAGCGTTCTTGCTGCTGGGCTCTCATGTTCAGAGTGAGCCGGAGCTGCACCAAGCCTTGGTTCAGTTTGCCCACTTCCTGGGTTGCCGAGAAGACGGTTTCGGAGAGCAGTGA
- a CDS encoding tripartite tricarboxylate transporter substrate-binding protein has translation MKKIKINVGAAIITSFLCAGGVGTAQADSAPTARILVGFPAGGNVDLVARLIAPDLSKALGRPVIVDNRPGASGRLAINLATTSAPDGSTFILTPGVALSLYPHTFTELRYEPFKDLAPISNAVNWNLGLAVPSSSGIKTFADYVQSIKADPNQTFFASSSTGSGQHLAGLYLGQTLGVPLEHVGYKGASEAIVALVGAQIPAAVLNIGELIQQSEAGKINVLALFDSKRDPLLPDTPSIAELGYPQLTVNGWLAFYAPAGTQPELIQAAQTSIATTLNNEAVKEKLRLAGMQSASSTPEELDAKGKKEFEHWQTVIQSLPNFSKF, from the coding sequence ATGAAAAAAATCAAAATAAACGTGGGCGCAGCAATCATCACTTCCTTTCTTTGCGCCGGGGGCGTAGGGACGGCTCAGGCGGACTCGGCCCCCACAGCAAGGATTCTGGTTGGCTTTCCAGCTGGAGGAAATGTGGATCTGGTTGCACGACTGATTGCCCCTGATCTGTCCAAAGCATTGGGGCGACCGGTGATCGTGGATAACCGACCGGGAGCCTCCGGGCGGCTGGCGATCAATTTGGCGACCACCTCAGCACCCGATGGCTCAACTTTTATTTTGACTCCCGGTGTGGCGCTCAGCCTGTATCCACATACTTTCACCGAACTGCGCTACGAGCCCTTCAAGGACCTGGCCCCTATCAGCAACGCAGTGAACTGGAATCTGGGGCTGGCCGTGCCCAGCAGCTCGGGCATCAAGACCTTTGCGGACTATGTGCAAAGTATCAAAGCCGACCCGAATCAAACCTTTTTTGCCAGTTCCTCGACCGGCAGCGGCCAGCATCTGGCCGGACTGTACTTGGGACAGACCCTGGGCGTACCACTGGAACACGTGGGCTACAAAGGAGCCAGCGAAGCCATCGTGGCGCTGGTCGGCGCGCAAATCCCAGCTGCGGTGCTGAATATTGGAGAGCTGATTCAGCAATCCGAGGCTGGCAAGATCAATGTGCTGGCCTTGTTTGACAGCAAGCGGGATCCTTTACTGCCCGACACCCCTTCCATTGCCGAGTTAGGTTATCCTCAACTGACGGTAAATGGCTGGCTGGCCTTTTACGCTCCCGCAGGCACCCAGCCTGAGCTGATACAGGCGGCACAAACGTCTATTGCCACGACCTTGAACAATGAGGCGGTCAAAGAAAAACTGCGTCTAGCAGGCATGCAAAGTGCCAGCAGTACACCTGAGGAACTGGACGCCAAAGGCAAGAAAGAGTTTGAGCATTGGCAGACAGTGATTCAAAGTCTGCCAAACTTCAGCAAGTTTTAA
- a CDS encoding LysR substrate-binding domain-containing protein translates to MTDTSISPPLPPLSRRIRLRHLELLAALGEHGSLKHAAEMMGMSQPAASKLLLEAESLIGATLYERSNRGVLPTAAGAALVLRAQRFLGMVDGLGEEVQVAHQGAKGRVRVGVSPACGAVIPGALAAMRAADQDVVLRIEEGSSASLLERLRDGRLDCVLGRVLDSQDLEDFDTLHLYNESIVMVADTQHPIFSKPTVDWEEALSYEWVLPPQGAPLRRTLAFWLARQGFQEPRCLLESTLTLANLAVLRENQALVLLGSISARQFSEQGVVRVVPLPFDGIALPSVSLFLPQDDYAHEPVEIFIQALEQHVRETLA, encoded by the coding sequence ATGACGGATACAAGCATTTCCCCCCCACTTCCTCCCTTGTCGCGCCGTATTCGTTTGCGACATCTGGAGCTGCTGGCGGCCTTGGGTGAGCATGGCAGCTTGAAACACGCAGCAGAAATGATGGGCATGAGCCAGCCGGCGGCCAGCAAGCTTTTGCTGGAGGCCGAGTCCTTGATCGGTGCCACCTTGTACGAGCGCAGCAATCGCGGGGTACTTCCGACCGCCGCCGGTGCGGCCTTGGTGTTGCGAGCCCAGCGCTTCCTGGGCATGGTCGATGGCTTGGGCGAAGAGGTCCAGGTGGCGCATCAAGGTGCGAAGGGGCGGGTTCGTGTGGGGGTGTCGCCCGCTTGTGGTGCAGTGATTCCTGGAGCCTTGGCCGCCATGAGGGCCGCCGATCAGGATGTGGTCTTGCGTATCGAGGAGGGGAGCAGCGCCAGCTTGTTGGAGCGTTTGCGCGACGGACGTCTGGACTGTGTGTTGGGGCGGGTGCTGGACAGTCAGGATCTGGAAGACTTTGACACCCTGCATTTGTATAACGAATCCATCGTGATGGTGGCCGACACGCAGCACCCTATTTTTTCCAAACCCACTGTGGATTGGGAGGAGGCCTTGAGTTATGAATGGGTCCTGCCCCCTCAAGGTGCTCCTTTGCGTCGTACCCTGGCGTTCTGGTTGGCCCGTCAGGGCTTTCAGGAGCCCCGCTGTCTGCTGGAGTCAACCCTGACCCTGGCGAACCTGGCCGTGCTGCGCGAGAACCAGGCGTTGGTCTTGCTGGGTTCTATTTCGGCCCGACAGTTCAGCGAACAGGGCGTCGTGCGAGTCGTCCCTTTGCCTTTTGACGGGATTGCATTGCCTTCTGTTTCCTTGTTCTTGCCGCAGGACGATTACGCGCACGAGCCAGTGGAGATTTTTATTCAGGCCTTGGAGCAACATGTGCGTGAGACCTTGGCCTAG
- the xth gene encoding exodeoxyribonuclease III → MKLTTWNVNSLNVRLPQVLDWLAANPVDVLCLQELKLPDERFPLEAFQEMGYHAHWAGQKTYNGVALISREPGIDVQRNLPNYDDPQQRLLAATYPSPDGPVRVICAYCPNGQSLESEKYTYKLEWFAALHDWLEKELQQYPRLAILGDYNIAPADQDVYDPAKWVDDVLVSPPERAAFERLLALGLHDAYRLFEQSGSPFTWWDYRRFAFRRDAGLRIDHALLSDELKARCSACDIDREPRANEQPSDHAPVTATLSFS, encoded by the coding sequence ATGAAACTAACCACCTGGAACGTGAACTCCCTGAACGTCCGTCTTCCTCAAGTTCTTGACTGGCTGGCCGCCAACCCCGTAGACGTGCTGTGTCTTCAAGAGCTGAAACTGCCCGACGAGCGTTTTCCTTTGGAGGCTTTTCAGGAAATGGGGTATCACGCCCACTGGGCCGGTCAGAAAACCTATAACGGCGTGGCCCTGATTTCCCGTGAACCGGGCATCGACGTGCAGCGCAATCTGCCCAATTACGACGACCCGCAACAGCGCCTGCTGGCCGCCACGTACCCATCACCTGACGGTCCGGTGCGTGTGATCTGTGCCTATTGTCCCAACGGGCAATCGCTGGAGAGCGAGAAGTACACCTACAAGCTGGAATGGTTTGCCGCCTTGCACGACTGGCTGGAAAAAGAATTGCAGCAGTATCCCCGTCTGGCCATTCTGGGCGACTATAATATTGCCCCAGCCGACCAGGACGTGTACGACCCGGCCAAATGGGTAGACGATGTTCTGGTTTCCCCGCCCGAGCGCGCCGCGTTCGAGCGTTTGCTGGCTCTGGGCTTGCACGACGCTTACCGCCTGTTTGAACAAAGCGGCAGCCCCTTTACCTGGTGGGACTATCGTCGTTTTGCCTTCCGCCGCGATGCCGGGCTGCGTATTGACCACGCCCTGCTGTCCGACGAGCTCAAGGCCCGTTGCTCGGCCTGCGATATTGACCGCGAGCCGCGTGCCAATGAACAGCCTTCGGATCACGCACCCGTTACCGCTACCTTGTCTTTTAGCTGA